The Anopheles maculipalpis chromosome 3RL, idAnoMacuDA_375_x, whole genome shotgun sequence genomic sequence actgagattatttacttctgagttttctgagttttctgagatttcttagaattctgacatttcttggaattctgaaatttttgaaaattctgagatttctgataatttagatatattagaaatttctaatattcctgagattaccgagatttttaaaaattctgagatatctgagattcctgagatatcttaaaattttgatgtttttgagaattctgagattctgagatatttaagaaaatttgagatttctgagatttctcaaaattctgagatttctaagacttttaaaaattgtgcgatttctgagatttctaagtattctgatatatttaaaaatcctcagatttactgagaattctgagattgcaaaaaaatttctgagctttctgagatttctaagttttctgagatttatggtaatacgatttttgaaaattttgagaattctaaagaatcctgagatttttgagaattctgagattctgagatttttggaaattttgagattcctgagatttctcaaaattctaaggttTGTTAGccttctaatatttttgaaaattctgaaaattctaagaattttgcattttttttaattctgataaattagaaatttttgaaattttctgagaattctgagatttctgagataactgagatatctcaagattctgagaattttgaaaattctgagaatttcgaaaattctgagatttcagagaattctgaatttttaaaaattctgacctttctgagaattctgagatttttttattttaagaattttctgaaatttctgagatttctttgatttctgaagtttttgagatttctgagatttctgaaaattctaaaaaatttgagactttttagaattctgagtttattgaaatttctaaggtttctaaggtttctaaggTTTcagagattttcgagatttctgagatttctgagatttctgagatttctgagatttctgatatttctgagatatctgagatttctgagctttctgagataattaaaaattctgagaatttccagaattctgagattctgagaattttggaagctttgagatttctgacatttctcaaaattctgatatttctaagacttcttagatttttgaaaattctgagaattctaagatttcggaaatttttgaaaattctgagattttagaaatttttgaaaattctgagctttctgagatttctggtatatgtgagatttttgagatttctaagaattctgacatttctaagaattctgagatttttgaaaattctgaaattcctgagcattctgatatttttgaagtctctgagatttttgagattccttagattttaaaaaattgtgagatttatgagatttgtaagcattctgagatttttgaaatttctgaggtatctgcgatttctgtgattccttagatttcagaagttttttgaaatttctgagatttctgagatatctaaaaattctgagatttttgagaattctgagatttttgaaatttcttagatatctgagatctgagatttatgaaaattctgacatttatgataGTTAACGCACGGTGTCCGGGagaagtgttttaaaaaaattttaactTTATTACCATCGACCGACGGAGTTAGATACCGTTCGGATTAGCGTCTGAATATCAACTAACTaaatttggtttggtttggattgATGCTGGTGCGTTGGTCCGTGGTGAATTATGCTGCGTTGCAGATAATGTTGCGCGCGCTGCtcggtcgtttgtttgtttatgttgcagGTTCTCATGTTGCGATGCTGGGTGGCGCGTTTTGCTGCGTCgcttttcttgtgctgtgCTGTCATCTTAACTCCTCCCCTCTTAAATGACTTTGCCCTCTAAGGCTCGTTGCTGCGTGGAATGAAGTTGGTCTGCTAACGAAGGTTTCGGGTCGTTTCGCTTGAGTCAAGTTTACTTTTATCGTCGTTCTCTTGAAGTGGAAGAATAAACAGATTATCAATGCGCATAGGCATATGAATGCAAATGTTCCTCCGAATACATTGAATTTCCATCTCAAAGAATCATTCTGCAAGTTAATACTTTGTAGTTTTTCTCTATGTTCTATGGTGAGTTTTTGTATGAGTTGGAGAGGCGGTTTATGTTCGATTTCGCTCTTATCGATGTTGATTTCTGCTGTTGATTTGAATGGTTTACCAGGAATGGTGACTTCgttgtttgaataaatttctccATTTATGATAATGTTACAATTTTCGAATTGTATGACGTAGGAACCGTTCAGTACTTGGTTCATTTTGCTGCAGTTTGATGCGATTTGAGCTATTACGTCGTTGATTAGTATTGTGTCTTCTTTGATTCTTTTTATGAAGCCTCGACTGTAAATCTTTTCGTAGTTACATTGTGAATCTTCTCTTCTCACAATTTGTTGAATGCATGTCGTGGGTTTTTGTAAGCCGATTTGTGGACATATATGAACATCTTCTTGTTGTTGGCACTTCTCTGTTATAGCATATACGTGGGTTTGATTTTGTAATATAAAGTTTTGTGTGACGATTATACGTGCATGTTGTTGTATTTTCGAGTCGATATAGTCGTACTCGTAAATTCTTGAAGATAGTTTGGGGAACTTTAGCATCTATAGTATATGTGATTCATTTACTGCAACTTGGGCAGTTGATTGCCTTAGCAATTCTTCCGGTGTGTTGTATTTAATGCTATTCTTCTCAAGAAACTGTTCTATTGAGGTCAGATCCTCAAGGGATAGTAGCTTACTGCTCGGAATCCCGTGTTTAACTAACAGTATAGCGTCTTCTATGACATCCAATTTTTCTTGTAGCATATTTATGTTGGAAAGTAGAATAAGTTTTCGAATTTCCACTTGGTGTGACTCATAGCATtcgttttcaatatttacGACTTGGTTAGCGACATCAGTTATTTGTTTCAACCTGTCATTGAAACCTtggttgattattatttgtttgttgctttctgcTATCAGGGAGTTCATTGTGGAGTTAATGACATGTAGGTCGTCAGCATCTGGAGTTCCAGCGATCCATTTCCAAATTTTGCCTAATGTGTCCCATCGTTTTTGTCTGTTCAcaaatggtttgattttcGCAAAAGTGTCCTGTAGCATGCTAGCTTTTATTCTGATCAAATTTTCGATAGATTCAGTAGAATTTCCGTTTGGACTATCTTGTAATGTTTCCtctattgtttcttttatatCAGTTAAATCTATTGGATGTATTGTTCTTATGTATCCAATTTGTATCTTAGCTTTATCGATCGGTATTATGGCTAATGGATTGTTATTTAAATCATATATGTTTATATCTCCGAAAATTAGTTTGATCAACAGGATCATTAGTATTCTGTAACgatagttaaaataaatttgaaagaatgttaatattttttcattactttcttaagtttattttatgtatttttcgattgtttgaatCGATAATTTATGTTGGATGATTCTCCTTTACTTTTACTGCGTTAAAACGACTATCGCGTTTGTTAttcgtctttttcttttcgaatgcATATTCGTTTTCTACGTAATCcttatatttttcgtttttgattttttcttcattctttttgAATAGCTCTAGTAttctttcatttgttttttctcttattcttGATCTCTCTAGCAGATCGTTTGATATTTCTCCTACATACACATTTCGTGGTGTATCctttatgaatgaatgtatgctgTGATTATACTTATAAACAGCTTGTTGTACTAATGTTATAATGCTCATCTCTGGATTGAGTCTTTTTGTGCATCTAGCGATTTCCCTTATTGTCGAATGGCAACGTTCTATTTGTCCATTCGTTTCTGAACGATTAACTggagttttaaatatttttactcctAGATTTAGTATTGATTGTTCGATAACGTTTGACACAAACGTACATTCGTTGTCTATTACAATTTGAGCTGGTAAGTCCCAGTCATATAGGAGTTGTAGTAAAACTTCTTTTACATCAGCGATGGATTTCGATTTTATTGGTCGTATTTTAacgtattttgaaaatttatctattgatgagataaataaaaaatttccgtTATAAGCAAATATGTCGACATGGATAATTTCTCCAGGATATGTCGGTATTGGTGTTTTTACTGGTATAAATTTTTGGGGTTTTCTCtcgtatttttctgttttacatatttcacaattttttacaatgttttgaaTACTTTTTCTTATTCCAGGAAagtagaatttttttataaattgtgATGAGTTTTCCTTAGCATTTCTGTGAGCaaaattatgaatatttttgatttcttcaatttgtgtttcttcatCGCATAGGTCTTGTACTTGTATTTGGGAAAATCTAGCTTTGACTGTTTTTGGATTATAGAGAGTTTTATAAACCTCTTGGATAATTCCCATTGTTTGTTCATCTGTGTGAATACCATTAATTACatttggattgatttttttttttaaatttatcctTGATAAAATCAGAAGTAAATGTTGGTTCTATGAAAATATGTCTTTTGAATTTCGGGGAAGGGGTAATTAAATGGTAGGAAGAATTAGttccaattttaaatattagttGGTTGTGGAATACAATAATTGGTGCTTCTGTTGAAGGTATATACGAATGATCGTCTTCGTCAGCTGAGTGCTGAGTTGGGGTTAGTGAGTTTAGTTGTATACGGGAAAGTGCGTCTGCTACGACGTTTGATCTTCCGGGTTTGTAGAATAATTGGTAGTCGTGTTCCTCCATTCAGTTTTGCGTTGTTATTCTGCGGAGATAAAGCAAATTTTAATGGTTGATGATCTgtatgaatattaattttagcTCCGTATATGAAGTTTCTCAATGTGTGTAATGCCCAAACGATGGcaagcatttctttttcgttggttgCGTAATTTTCCTCTGTTTTGGAAAGAGTGCGAGAAATGAAGGTTATCGGTCTATCACCGtcgtgaaatttttgtgaaagcACAGCTCCTAGTGCTTTGTCCGATGCGTCTGTTGTTAGTTCGAATGGCTTCTTGAAATCTGGAAAAGCTAAAACATCATTAGAAGATATTATGTCTTTAAGGGTTTGAAATGCGTTTTTTGCGGCTTGGTCAAATTCAAtaggaaaattttttgattcgTGTTTGGAAATTTGGCGATGGCCATCCTCCCCGCTTAGGAGTTTTGTGATGGGTTTTGCCAGTTGTGCATAGTTTTTAATAAACCTGCGGTAATACCCTGACAGTCGTAAGAATCTTCTCAGTTCTTTAAGGTTTTGTGGTTCTGGGAAATTTTTTATGGCTTcaaccttttttatatttggttTAAGTCCTTCATTTGAGACTATGAATCCAAGGAATTCAACTTCTGTTTTTAGAAATTCAGATTTGTCCggttgtattttaaaattagcgGCTCTCAA encodes the following:
- the LOC126560690 gene encoding uncharacterized protein LOC126560690 codes for the protein MLQDTFAKIKPFVNRQKRWDTLGKIWKWIAGTPDADDLHVINSTMNSLIAESNKQIIINQGFNDRLKQITDVANQVVNIENECYESHQVEIRKLILLSNINMLQEKLDVIEDAILLVKHGIPSSKLLSLEDLTSIEQFLEKNSIKYNTPEELLRQSTAQVAVNESHTQIASNCSKMNQVLNGSYVIQFENCNIIINGEIYSNNEVTIPGKPFKSTAEINIDKSEIEHKPPLQLIQKLTIEHREKLQSINLQNDSLRWKFNVFGGTFAFICLCALIICLFFHFKRTTIKTNFIPRSNEP